CGCCCGCCTCTTGGCCAGGCCCGGGCTCCAGATTGCCCCGGCCAGCAGGGCGGCGGAgggggcaggcctgggcaccGGGCGGGGAGGGTCTTCACGCGGCGGGGCCGGGGTGGGCAGCAGGCGGTCCAGGCGCGGCAGGGGCGCCCGCGGGGAGAAGTCCCGGTGCGGGCTCTGCGGGCTCAGCGCCGCCAGGGCGCGCAGCGTGTCGTCGGGCGGGGGCGGCCGGCCGCGCAGCAGCAGAGCGTGAGCCTACGGGGAGGCAGCGGGCGTCAGCGCGGCAGCCGCGGGGGCCCGTCGCCAGGACCCCTCGCGGAGAGGAACCTGAGGTCTGGGTTCGAGCCCCGCCTCCTCCGGGGTTGTCATCACCACGAAAGGCGACGGCCCAGAAAGGGAGGGGTTCAGGCTCCGGGGGGTCTCCGCGAGGAGTGAATGCCGGAGAACCTCACCTGCTCAAAGAGGAAGGGCAGTTCGTGACCGTCTGGGGACAGCCCCTCAGGATGCAGAGGTCCGTGAAGACGCAGACACAGTCTCCAGCCAGAGTCCGGCGGGTCCTCCAGCCCGGCTTCCTCCGCCGCCAAGCTGTGGAATGGAGAAGGGCGTGATGctgcagggaagcagggccccCAAGACGCGGGCCATAGGGAAAGGGGCGGGGCCAGATATTTGGGGCGGGGCCCGGACCGAGTGGACCGCGGAGGCGAGCCTGACTGCAAACCGCCCGCGATCAGGAATCCATCTGTGAACCAATGAACTTGACTGTGCCAGGCAAATGACAAGAGCCGGGTTAAGGTTTGCTTAGGGATTGAGCGAAGCTGAGAGGCGAATGGGCTAACGGAGGGCAAGGGCTGGGGCTGGACATTTACTTCTCAAACCTGGTGAGCACGTCGGCCACGAGAGTCCCCCCGGCCAGAGCTCGCTCCTGGGCTCCTCGCTGCTCGTACAGCGCGAATGCATTGCGGCTCCGGGTCAAGCCCAGCCGCCCCACCAGCTCTCGAGCAACCTGGAGGGGAGAGAGCATAAGAGGAAAGTCAGACCCAGACCGCGCAGGGGTCTTGCCAGTACTTCTGGAGGAGTCCAACTGGAGGGGTCTTTCAGGCCTCCCTTACCCAACTGATGACTCTCAGACTCGAGCAAACCCAGGGCCCAGGCACCAGGAGAGCCAGGcttgggaagctgggaggaaggtTGAGATTTCAGGGGTTTTCTCTGGTCTTACCTCTCCGGCTGTGGTGTGGGAGTCTATGGCCAcagggcaggcaccagcccccGGACAGTGCACGGTGCACAACAACTCCTGCCGTCGGCTCAGGGCGGAAATCTCTGCCAGCGACGGCACCAGCTCCCGGCCCCGCGTCCGGCCCAGCGCTTTCCGTATGAAGCGCGCATATTCCGCTAGTTCCGAGTCCGGGAGCGCCTGCTCAGTCCTGGGTTACGGAGAAGGACTTCAGGGTCAGTGCTCCGAgggctttccttctcctcctccctactGCCTTTTgcgtttatagtttctttcaccTCGCcgactccctccccctccaacTCTAAGTTCCCTGAAGGCAGCGCCACCGGCTTTTTTGAATCTACCCCGATGCTCCGTATGGAGCTGAATTACTTTCTAAGGCCCCAAGCAGCTTTCTCCTAACTGCCCCCTCCCACTTCCCAGAGTTTCCATGATCCTCCTTTGGGTTGAAATCCAAACTTCAGCTGCATTCTGCTTTCCAACCTAAAAGCCCTCGCGCTGGACTGCATCAGCCCGGAGGAAAAACAGCCTTTTAGTAATTCCTCTACCCAAAGTGGGAGACTTTTTGTAATTCCTCTGCCCGCAAGTGGGATATGATCTTGTAATTCCCACAAAGGCACTGTGCATATTAGCAGCGgccctgaccttgggcaagtcccttcccttctctgggtcCAAGTTCTCCATCTGCCAAACCCTTTGGAAAGGTCTGCCATTCTTTTCCAGCCCCTTAGCTCCCTTGCCTTGGCCTTATCCCCAAGCCTCCCCTCTCACCTCTCCAGATGCCCCAGGAGGTGCCCCCGTACAGCACCCCCAGGACGGAAGGTGCAGCTCATGCAAGTGAGGAGCTGCCAGTACCGCAGAGCCGCAGGGTCTTGGGTAGCTGGAGGCCCGGGGGGGCCCGCGGGGCCCGAGGTCTGCTTAGCCAGCTGCAGGAAGAGTTCGTCTCGGAGCGCTGGCAGGTCCCGGCAGGTCTGGAGCACACCCTGCATCAGGGGCCCGGGGCGCCGCGCCCCCTCCAGGGCCTGAAGCGCCAGGAACAGCCGCACCGCCTCCTCGCGCAAGGGAGCGTAGCCCGGACCtgcgggagggtgggggcggagggACGGTTTGGAGAGGGGACGCagagctgggccctgggaggAAGGCTTGGACCAGGGTAAGGTCAGAGGGAGTATAAAGGGACAAGGGTGGTAAGGAGGGAAGAGTGCGAAGGACAGGAAGAGTGAAGGGAAAGCAATGGTCCCTACAGAGCCAAATtcaacccctccctcccaggaatCTCCCCCTCCAGGTCCCCTAAGTCCGCACTTTGAGTTAGTAACTTGGAGGGATGGACTAAAGGACACAGGGTCAAACCTCAGATTCTGCAATTGGGTAGTGAGAGCCATCACCATGCGCCAGAAAACCAGGGTTCTTCTCCCAGCTCCCCTTAATCCTCTAGCTTGAGTACCTGGGCCTGTCACTATTCCCTTTGGGGGAGAAGCGTAAATCGATGAGGTCAGCACAGTCTCCCAAGGTGGTGGATTTTCCACCACTTGTAAAGTTGTATGCCATGGTGTTGAGAGTATaatgaaagaacagaagagagagtgTAAAAACCCATGAAGGAACATCAGTAGTCAGAATGAGACCCAAAGAGAAGGCGGTCAAAGGGGACCTTTACTTTCTGTGCTGGCTTTCCCTCCCCGTCTACCCTGGGTATCAGTCTGCTCTCTCAGCTTCTGGTTTCATCTTCATCCTTTGAAAAATGAGGGGCTGGGTAGGCCCCCTGAGGACTCCTAGATCCCTATCAGGTGAGGCGTTCAGATTCCCTATTCAAGGGACTTGGGCCATGGCACTACTCACCTGGGGCACTGACTCCGTAGGGCAGGGGCAGGAGTGGGGCGTACAGGGCCCCGCTGGTGTGCCGCAGAATCGGGTTCCGTCTGTAAATAAGCGCCACGGCTTCCGGGTCCCCGCAACTCTCCTAGAGGCCAGGGAAATGATCACAGTGATGGAGAAGCGGGCTCCCCGTGAACCCAGAAAGGTTATGGGTccaccaccctcctctttctccatgaagttccccccccgccccccgcacctGAATGTCCCTGAGCAGCAGCTGGGTGGGGGTCTCCAACGGTGCCTTGGAGGCGATCACTTCTCGCAGCGCCACTCCCCAGCGCTCTGCCTCGGCCTGGCGGGGCGAGCAGAGCCGAACGCTATGCTTCCGGCCAGACACGGTCACGGACCACAGACCTGGAGGAGAGAGATGCCACGGAGGGCAATCAGAGCTGGCTGGGGCAGCTGCCTAGGGATGTAGGAGAATCCCCATGAGGTCTCACCAGTCTCCTTGGGCCTGCGCTCAGGGCCGGTCACCGAGCATAGGCTGGTGAGCACGAGGCTCCCTAGGCGTCGCGCCCCCCTCCCGCTGCTGCTGAACTGGTCCAAGGAATCCCGCGTGAGCACGAACCAGGCTCGGCGCGGGGGCAACCAGGGCCGCGTCCCTCCTCCGCGGGGCTCGCGGTACAGCCAGCCTtcggggagaaggagggaaaggggatCAGCCGGAGAAGACATTATCCCCTGGAGGGTTGGGATTGGGGCCTCTGGAGTGCATGAGGTGGATCCCCACCTTTCACAACGACGTCTGGGTCGTCTTCTGACGGCCCCTTCTCCGGGATGAGGCTTCGCGTCTCCTCCCAGCTTTGCAGCCTGGGCAAGAGGGGAGCGAGGGTTGGGCAAGTCTGCCGGTCCTGCACCCTGCCTCCAGGAGGCTCCGATCTAAAGGCTCCCCAGACCACGAGGGGTGCCTGCTTCCGGGCagggcacccctcccccaggctgtgGGAACTGCTGGGCCGTTCTGACCTCGCACCAGAAATAGCCCGGACCCCCCCTTCCTCCCGCGCCCCCAGCCGGACCGCCCCCCGGGACCCCGGCCAAACCACCGCGTCCGGGCCTAAGGCCTCTCCCTTATTGCACAACCTGGGGAGGGAAGACTGCGAGGATGGGGGTCCCAGGAACCGGCTGCAGTCTCCAGACCATGGGACTCAGGGGCTGAGCTCACCTGTCTGAGACTGGCCCGGTCCTCACAGGCTGAGTCAGAGTCACATCTAGGGGACCCTGGGGAAACAGGCAGGGCAGCCCTCAGGCTCAGAACCCCCCTTGCAGGATGCTCAGGGGATTGAGGAATTAAGGAGTGGGGTGGTGACTGTGACTGTGACTGAGGGAGCTGAAGCCACTGGGCTCGCCCCTTCCACAAGTCTCTACAGAACAGCCCAAGCTAAGAAGCCAAGACTCTTGCCTTGTCTCTGTGATTCTTTAAAGAGGCAATCAGAGGTAGGGTAGAGTAGAAAAAGCACCGGGCagagagtcaggagacctgggttctaataCCAGCTCAACCACTAACTCCCATCACAGACTGTGGAACCTTGGCAAGCCCCCTTGAGTCTTTGGGCCTTAGCTTCCCAGTCTTTGAAAACAGAGAGGTGGATGAAGTCCTTTCTTGCTCTGGCAGGCTCAAAGTCACCCCCTCCTCATTTTCCCTTGGTTGGCTGGCGGGTGTTCAGGCTGGCAGGCAGGCGATAGGCATGAAGGTGAATGAAGGGAAGAGGGACCCTCTCAGTATAGGGCTTTCTCAAGAGCTTCTTATACCCTCCATAGGCACCCTTGAAACTCAGTGGTAAGCAAAGACCCTGCCCTTTTGCTGGGGCTCAGGCCAGGCTGAAGAATACTCTCCGTGGGAGGTACAGTCCAGGATTTTGccctcccccaccgccaccccctgTGTCCTGGAACTTCTACTGTAGACTGGGGTCTAAGAGAGGCCGAAAACCCATCCAGGAGCCAGGTCAGGCAGGAACTGTGCCATAGTCCCATTGCGTCCAGGCAGCTAAAGccaggagggggaggtgggggaggggggccagggacacctgtccccaagctggggggtgggggtggggtggaggtggagcaTGAGGGAAGCAATGGCAGTGGTTCACAAAGCCGACCCTGCCCAGGGTGGAAGCTTGTGGACGCCTGGGTCCTGTGACTTCGGGGGGGACGCAGatccttttattttctgaaggGTCTGAGAGGGGCTCCGAGCCACACCACCAGAGGGGCAGGTGCTGACCCCTCTCTTAGCCCAAATCCCCTAATCGCAgtcccctgcttccctccctccccccccctctATATTTATCCGCCCTCCGCCTCCGCCAGGTGCTGGCGCCGGCCCCGGCGGCGCAGCCCGCCCCACCCGGGCACTGAGCCACCGGGCCTGCTGCGGACCCCTCAGCGGGGGATGGGAGCCTGACCCAGGCCACAGCACACACGAGTCTGGTTGCCCAGAGTCTGGCTGCTGGCGTGCAGGGGCATCAGAGAGGGGATGTCGGGGGACGATGGTCTCCCACACCaatagagcctcagtttccccacggGGAGATTCGACAAGACCCGGGAGCCAAGCGTCCCTCATCATTCCCTAAGGAATTCCCCAGGAGCCTCACCAGGGACGGCCAAGAGTTCTGTCCAGAGTGTCAGGGTAATGATGAGTGGTCCTCGGAGAGTTTtggcccccagccccctctccaTGGGGTCCCCGCCACGGACCCCAATCTGAGGATACCTGCCTCCCCTCGCCCAGGCCCTCGGGGCGGGAACTCCCGCATCTGGCCCCAGCGCTCAGCGCTCCTGAACTGGGAGCGGAGCGGACCCAGGCGTCCGAGCCGCCCAGCCGGCCTCGCCACATTCCTCGGCGCTGGCGGAGGCGGAAGGAGACGGGATGGGACGCGGGCCCGACggggaagggagaggcagggccAGGTCGGGCCAGGCGTGacgcctcccctgccccagggcccccaGCAGGTGGACAGCGCCCAGCGTGCTGCGCGAGGCCCACAGGCACATCCCGAGGTGGGCTGCTGCTTCAGCTCTCGGGGGCTTCTGGCCCCCAGGCAAAAACGTCTCCCGAGTCCCCAGTCCGCAACAGCGCAGCGTTTGGCTGGAGTCTGGAGCGGGATCAGGCGTGACGGCTGGTTGTAGTGAGAGGGATTGAGACAAGGCTCCAACCCCCCTGGGACTTACCCTCCCGCCGCCCCCTGGACTCGGGGTCCGTAGCTCAAAGGTCTCCTCGTCTTCGTCTTCGTCCCCGTCTCCGCTAAGCTCGCCGTCCCCGTAGTCCCGGTGCAGAAGAGTAAAGCCTCGACGGCAgcagaggagccaccacaatccCCCGGGGAGAGGCATCCGGGCGAGCAGCCGGGAGATGGGGGCGCGGGCAGCCGGGGCTGAGCTGCAGGGGGTCGGAGAAACTGGCGGGGCTCCGACCCGAGCGGGGGAAagatgaggagggaggagggaaagggagagggggacTGGGAGGAGGCGGTGTCTGGctctggggtgcaaggggtcgcTAGCTAGAGCCTCTGGGGGGGCTTAGAGTCTGGGCCcccggagggggagggggggaagcgtccaggggtgggggggaggagggagcaatGTCCGGAGCTGGGAAGTAGTGTCCGTTGTAGTGTCCAGCCCTGTGGGGAGCAGTGTCCGGTGCAGTGTCCGAGGCGGGCAGTTGTCCAAGCTCCAGGGAGGGTCGTGTCCGGTAGGGCGTCCGGTGGCCGGGGCCCGGGCCGCGCGCGCTGCGCTCCCTGCAGCCCCGGGACTGGCGCGCTAGGAGCTCGAGCACAGTGCGGGGACCCCgcctccccaacccctccccttcgggccccccctccctcttctttctctcctcccttctttaCAAGGCTGTGTCCAGTTTTCGTCACAGCCTCCTCTGTCCAATCCCTGTGCCTGGCGCCGGGCGCGGCCACCAATCAAGCTACTGAAACCGCGGCGCGTTGCATCATGTGCCCCTGGCTTGGTGAcagcggggaggggcagggaattAGGAGGGAGGGGGTAGTGCGATGTTAGCCACGCCCCCGCCTCTGAGGTCGGACGCGGACTGCTAGTGACGTCACGGAAGCCCGCCTTCATGCTCCTGTTTTAACTCTTGGCTCACCAACCAACAAATTAAACGCGCTCTTGAGCAGGAGCTTTGGAGAACAAAGTGCCCACAGGGCATAGAGAAATGCTCCGACTGCTGCCCTCTGAACCCCCGTCTCGCCTCAGGGTtcctgagaaaggaaagagcCTTAGCAACCTGCGCCAGGCACAGTCCTAGAGGTAGCCCTCCGCCCCTGGATGACGGAGTCCAGTTCCTCGATCTTAGCCACCTCCTTTTGAGGTGAAGAAGCTGGGGCAGACACTCCGGGAAAGTTCAGACCAAGACAGGAAATAAAGTCTAATTTAGAGCTCAGAGCTCACAACTCCAACCGAACTCCAGCTGGGAGCGTGACTTGGGATTCTAGGGAATTCCGTGATCTTCGAATGGAGTGGAGGCTTCTCAGGGTGACTATCCTAACGCTCTGTGTAGGAAGGGGTTAACCGAGGCTCTAAGCGAAcggggcggggccagg
The DNA window shown above is from Hippopotamus amphibius kiboko isolate mHipAmp2 chromosome 17, mHipAmp2.hap2, whole genome shotgun sequence and carries:
- the PLEKHH3 gene encoding pleckstrin homology domain-containing family H member 3 isoform X2, which encodes MPLPGGLWWLLCCRRGFTLLHRDYGDGELSGDGDEDEDEETFELRTPSPGGGGRGPLDVTLTQPVRTGPVSDRLQSWEETRSLIPEKGPSEDDPDVVVKGWLYREPRGGGTRPWLPPRRAWFVLTRDSLDQFSSSGRGARRLGSLVLTSLCSVTGPERRPKETGLWSVTVSGRKHSVRLCSPRQAEAERWGVALREVIASKAPLETPTQLLLRDIQESCGDPEAVALIYRRNPILRHTSGALYAPLLPLPYGVSAPGPGYAPLREEAVRLFLALQALEGARRPGPLMQGVLQTCRDLPALRDELFLQLAKQTSGPAGPPGPPATQDPAALRYWQLLTCMSCTFRPGGAVRGHLLGHLERTEQALPDSELAEYARFIRKALGRTRGRELVPSLAEISALSRRQELLCTVHCPGAGACPVAIDSHTTAGEVARELVGRLGLTRSRNAFALYEQRGAQERALAGGTLVADVLTSLAAEEAGLEDPPDSGWRLCLRLHGPLHPEGLSPDGHELPFLFEQAHALLLRGRPPPPDDTLRALAALSPQSPHRDFSPRAPLPRLDRLLPTPAPPREDPPRPVPRPAPSAALLAGAIWSPGLAKRRAERARRGGAGRTAGSVAREGGGGAGTAAAVLGGWKRLRGMGRAEAMAAYLALAAQCPGFGAARYDVLELSTEPGQGAPQKLCLGLGAKAMSLSRPGETEPIHSVSYGRVAACQLMGPHTLALRVGESQLLLQSPQVEEIMQLVNAYLANPSPERPSSSPSPPCQDLPDTSPPGQHPGLDEPQGQSGCLGQLQD
- the PLEKHH3 gene encoding pleckstrin homology domain-containing family H member 3 isoform X1; translated protein: MPLPGGLWWLLCCRRGFTLLHRDYGDGELSGDGDEDEDEETFELRTPSPGGGGRGPLDVTLTQPVRTGPVSDRLQSWEETRSLIPEKGPSEDDPDVVVKGWLYREPRGGGTRPWLPPRRAWFVLTRDSLDQFSSSGRGARRLGSLVLTSLCSVTGPERRPKETGLWSVTVSGRKHSVRLCSPRQAEAERWGVALREVIASKAPLETPTQLLLRDIQESCGDPEAVALIYRRNPILRHTSGALYAPLLPLPYGVSAPGPGYAPLREEAVRLFLALQALEGARRPGPLMQGVLQTCRDLPALRDELFLQLAKQTSGPAGPPGPPATQDPAALRYWQLLTCMSCTFRPGGAVRGHLLGHLERTEQALPDSELAEYARFIRKALGRTRGRELVPSLAEISALSRRQELLCTVHCPGAGACPVAIDSHTTAGEVARELVGRLGLTRSRNAFALYEQRGAQERALAGGTLVADVLTRFENLAAEEAGLEDPPDSGWRLCLRLHGPLHPEGLSPDGHELPFLFEQAHALLLRGRPPPPDDTLRALAALSPQSPHRDFSPRAPLPRLDRLLPTPAPPREDPPRPVPRPAPSAALLAGAIWSPGLAKRRAERARRGGAGRTAGSVAREGGGGAGTAAAVLGGWKRLRGMGRAEAMAAYLALAAQCPGFGAARYDVLELSTEPGQGAPQKLCLGLGAKAMSLSRPGETEPIHSVSYGRVAACQLMGPHTLALRVGESQLLLQSPQVEEIMQLVNAYLANPSPERPSSSPSPPCQDLPDTSPPGQHPGLDEPQGQSGCLGQLQD